One Roseovarius bejariae genomic region harbors:
- a CDS encoding gamma-glutamyl-gamma-aminobutyrate hydrolase family protein, translated as MARPVIGIIGNHYLIDDSYPVHAGGTMNSEAIAQVAGCMPLLVPSDPRFVSVPELLEACDGFLLTGGRPNVHPEEYGENPTEAHGAFDRNRDAISLPLVRACVERGQPILGICRGFQEVNVAMGGTLHPEIRELPGRDNHRMPPDGTIEEKFALRHSVRFTTGGVFHHLMGAEEVMTNTLHGQGVVKPGNRVVIDGYAPDGTPEAIYVDGAPGFALSVQWHPEYNAANDPVSRPLFTAFGDAARQWAQGQGPQALKSA; from the coding sequence ATGGCACGCCCAGTTATTGGTATTATCGGAAACCACTACCTGATCGACGACAGTTACCCGGTGCATGCGGGCGGAACGATGAATTCCGAGGCGATTGCACAGGTGGCCGGATGTATGCCGCTATTGGTGCCCAGTGACCCGCGGTTTGTCTCGGTTCCAGAATTGCTTGAGGCCTGCGATGGGTTCCTGCTCACCGGCGGGCGGCCCAATGTCCATCCCGAGGAATACGGTGAAAACCCGACCGAGGCGCATGGCGCCTTCGACCGCAACCGCGATGCCATCAGCCTGCCTTTGGTCCGGGCCTGTGTGGAGCGTGGGCAGCCGATCCTGGGCATCTGCCGCGGGTTTCAAGAGGTCAACGTCGCCATGGGCGGGACCCTGCACCCGGAAATCCGCGAATTGCCGGGGCGCGACAATCACCGGATGCCGCCCGATGGCACCATCGAAGAGAAATTTGCGCTACGCCACAGCGTCCGGTTCACCACCGGCGGGGTCTTCCATCATCTCATGGGGGCCGAGGAGGTGATGACCAACACCTTGCATGGGCAGGGGGTGGTCAAACCCGGCAACCGCGTGGTGATCGACGGCTATGCCCCGGATGGCACGCCCGAGGCGATTTATGTCGACGGCGCGCCCGGTTTCGCCCTGTCGGTGCAATGGCATCCCGAATACAATGCCGCGAACGACCCGGTCAGCCGCCCGTTGTTCACAGCCTTCGGAGATGCAGCACGGCAATGGGCGCAAGGGCAGGGGCCCCAGGCGCTCAAATCGGCCTGA
- a CDS encoding flavodoxin domain-containing protein, translating into MNILIAYATTEGQTRKICRFCADVLIDEGHSVELLDVGDDDGLDLGRFDAAILAASLHLGTFQKDMGEFAKTHGNGLAGLRTMFLSVSLAVASGEAKDLAELDRICGRFFDETGWRPDQLIHVAGAFRFTQYDFFKSLAMRWIAHQQGQDVDPTKDREYTDWQALRRAVLTLAGPAGSS; encoded by the coding sequence ATGAACATTCTCATCGCCTATGCCACGACCGAGGGGCAAACCCGCAAGATTTGCCGGTTTTGCGCGGATGTCCTGATTGACGAGGGGCACTCCGTTGAACTGCTTGACGTGGGCGATGACGACGGGCTCGACCTCGGGCGGTTCGACGCGGCGATCCTTGCCGCGTCCCTGCATCTTGGCACCTTCCAGAAAGACATGGGGGAGTTCGCCAAGACGCATGGCAACGGCTTGGCCGGGTTACGTACCATGTTCCTGTCTGTTTCTCTGGCCGTGGCGAGTGGCGAGGCCAAGGATCTGGCCGAGTTGGACAGGATTTGTGGCCGGTTTTTCGACGAAACCGGCTGGCGCCCGGATCAGTTGATCCATGTCGCCGGGGCCTTCCGGTTCACGCAATATGACTTTTTCAAATCACTGGCCATGCGTTGGATTGCCCATCAGCAGGGGCAGGATGTCGACCCGACGAAAGATCGCGAATACACCGATTGGCAGGCCCTGCGCCGTGCCGTTCTGACACTCGCAGGGCCTGCCGGTTCCAGTTAG